A region of Azospirillaceae bacterium DNA encodes the following proteins:
- a CDS encoding ATP-binding protein, with protein MPEDAQRIETGQDSPSKPDGSEPQGEGVAPSGRSGGCGNQDARRRQAVRLDLLAGLAESLLSNPDPDAALLRLCHAAQSELGVDICLSHVIDGPPEDPRQPRTPRLTFAFGVPPGDSVCCPANPYGNAELGHRAVSADWLRAVGGRACVGVPIHSRGRLAGLLSFGSRGRDAFDPDDIAFFSAVAHQIAGVRERLRVEAALRASEDHYRHMVDLNPQTPWTASPDGSVLEVSERWLRLTGITLSEALGEGWQKLHHPDDLQRAQVAWRRSLETGEPYDVERRTRMADGSFRWMRSRAFPRRDAEGRIVRWYGTVEDIDDRKKAELSLKAATAEAEAARREAEAASRAKSRFLASASHDLRQPVQSLFMFAGALAAGDLGSRERAQVAEIVRSLGALKDLLDALLDMSRLDAGVVEPRFRTVPIQDVFSKLQAGVAARAERRRLGFRMVPCDATVRTDPVLFIRMLGNLLDNALRFTERGRILVACRRRGEHLAVQVWDTGLGMPEGRLEEVFEEFVQLDNPHRDRSQGLGLGLAIVRRLCDLLGHRITVRSVQGRGSVFEIQLPLASPADTPAPPPPVAPLKGPCGRILAIDDEVIVLMGLQAMLETWGHHVVPAHSGSEAVRLLTASGARPDLVLADYRLLNGETGPDAVSLVRRHLGFEVPALLLTGDTSTEVQAGAHRIGAGLLHKPVLPRELQGAIRSLLVGKPA; from the coding sequence ATGCCGGAGGATGCTCAGCGGATCGAGACAGGCCAGGACTCACCGTCCAAGCCGGATGGGTCCGAGCCGCAGGGGGAGGGGGTCGCCCCCTCCGGCCGATCAGGTGGCTGCGGCAACCAAGACGCGCGACGTCGCCAAGCCGTCCGCCTCGATCTTCTGGCCGGCCTCGCCGAAAGCCTCTTGTCAAATCCCGATCCCGACGCCGCCCTCCTGCGTCTGTGCCATGCGGCCCAGAGTGAACTCGGCGTCGACATCTGCCTGAGCCACGTCATCGACGGGCCGCCGGAGGATCCCCGGCAGCCGCGGACGCCGAGGCTGACTTTCGCTTTCGGTGTTCCCCCAGGGGATTCGGTTTGCTGCCCAGCCAATCCGTATGGAAATGCCGAACTTGGCCACCGGGCGGTGTCCGCCGACTGGCTGCGGGCAGTGGGGGGCCGCGCCTGCGTCGGTGTGCCTATCCATTCCAGAGGGCGGCTAGCGGGTTTGCTCTCCTTCGGCTCGCGGGGACGGGACGCCTTCGATCCCGACGATATCGCGTTCTTCTCGGCCGTCGCCCACCAGATCGCAGGCGTGCGGGAACGGTTGCGGGTTGAAGCCGCCTTGCGGGCGAGCGAGGACCATTACCGCCACATGGTCGACCTGAATCCCCAGACGCCCTGGACGGCGTCGCCCGACGGCTCGGTCCTGGAAGTCAGCGAACGTTGGCTGCGCTTGACCGGCATCACCCTCTCCGAAGCACTGGGCGAAGGTTGGCAGAAGCTGCACCATCCCGACGACCTGCAGAGGGCGCAGGTGGCATGGCGCCGGTCGCTGGAAACGGGCGAACCCTACGACGTGGAGCGGCGCACCCGAATGGCGGACGGTTCGTTCCGGTGGATGCGGTCGCGGGCGTTTCCCCGCCGCGATGCCGAGGGGCGGATCGTGCGGTGGTATGGGACGGTCGAGGACATCGACGACCGGAAGAAGGCCGAGCTCTCATTGAAAGCGGCGACGGCGGAGGCCGAGGCGGCCCGGCGCGAGGCCGAGGCAGCCAGCCGTGCCAAGTCCAGGTTCCTGGCCTCGGCGAGCCACGATCTGCGCCAACCCGTGCAGTCCCTGTTCATGTTCGCCGGGGCACTCGCGGCGGGCGATCTCGGCTCACGCGAACGGGCACAGGTCGCCGAAATCGTGCGGTCCCTCGGCGCGTTGAAGGATCTCCTCGATGCGTTGCTCGACATGTCGAGGCTGGATGCGGGGGTCGTGGAACCCCGGTTCCGGACCGTCCCCATCCAGGATGTTTTTTCCAAGCTCCAGGCCGGGGTTGCCGCACGGGCGGAGCGCAGGCGTCTGGGCTTCCGTATGGTGCCGTGCGACGCAACCGTGCGGACCGACCCCGTTCTGTTCATCCGCATGCTGGGCAACCTGCTGGACAATGCCCTGCGCTTCACCGAGCGCGGACGGATCCTGGTGGCGTGCCGGCGGCGGGGTGAGCATCTCGCCGTCCAGGTGTGGGACACCGGTCTGGGTATGCCCGAGGGGCGGCTGGAGGAGGTCTTCGAGGAATTCGTCCAACTCGACAACCCGCACCGGGATCGCTCGCAAGGGTTGGGGTTGGGATTGGCGATCGTGCGGCGCCTGTGCGACCTGTTGGGCCACCGGATCACCGTGCGGTCCGTCCAGGGCCGCGGATCCGTGTTCGAGATCCAACTCCCGCTGGCTTCGCCTGCGGACACGCCGGCACCCCCGCCACCCGTGGCCCCGCTCAAAGGACCGTGCGGCCGGATCCTGGCGATCGACGACGAGGTGATCGTCCTGATGGGGCTGCAGGCCATGCTCGAGACTTGGGGCCATCACGTCGTCCCCGCCCACTCGGGATCGGAAGCCGTGCGTCTGTTGACCGCTTCCGGTGCCCGCCCCGATCTGGTGCTCGCGGATTACCGTCTTCTCAATGGCGAGACGGGGCCGGATGCGGTCTCGCTCGTCCGCCGTCATTTGGGCTT